Proteins from a single region of Amycolatopsis sp. CA-230715:
- a CDS encoding type I polyketide synthase, with protein sequence MSAREPVAIVGMAVWLPGAPDLDSYRRNLFSGVDAIADVPESLKLSGFHDAGHRASEQADPARTYCHRGGFLDRPLTVDATAFGIMPSSVPGMEPDQLIALKVAADALEDAGGRAALSDTAKTAVILGRGAYHTPGIMRFEQRVRGVGEILRAIGEVLPSVTGSELDRLRAALLEPLGSTDPDASIGLVPNLAASRVANRLDLGGPAYTIDAACASSLLAVDHAMTELATGRCDAVLAGGVHHCHDETLWSLFTQLRALSPSERISPFSRHADGLLIGEGTGVVVLKRLADAERDGDRIYAVVRGTGTSSDGRAASLFNPDTRGQELALRRAWAEAGLDPLAPHALGLLEAHGTATPAGDAAEIDTITRVFGPPAGGGAVIGSVKSMIGHTMPAAGIAGLVKAALAVHHTTLPPTLHCEEPNPLLAGTAFTAIRTAREWDAPRDGTPRRAGVNAFGFGGINAHTILEEPARPSRSRAAVREPERIVRLGAGTPGELATLLAKQGSALRAATPATTGLCRLSVVDPTDRKLELARRIVAKGEPWRGRNDVWFAPDPLLLAEPSAKTAFVFPGIEAEFASRCADVAAHFGLAPPPTVRTGSLLSHVDGLWSAGVTLDFALRRLGIVPDGFAGHSVGEWTAMTVAGMYRIDEAKTLHSRYLPGGFEPPEADFVVLGCPAAEAADRIADEPDLVVSHDNAPRQSIACGPPEAVARLAERCRADGVVARVLPFRSGFHTPLLRPMLSSFEYLIGELRLTPPSVPIWSATTTGRYPEDLDEVRALYLEHLVAPVRFRELVESMYADGFRIFLQAGPGQLGSFVADTLDGRAHLMVSADAPGRDGMAQLRRVAAALWAEGGDPRFDSLDRTRTGAAIAIDTFGAPMSVPSAARGLLDRPRDPDLPALPPGTAAEVVAEFTELLADTRRAAASVAAAALGAATEAAADVLLDISLDTMPYLRDHRFFRQRADWPDEEDHRPVVPATALIELAVGEVARRWPDEVAVAVHHAVFTRWLVAAPAQRVPLRTRRDGDRVRVEIGEYASMTVELGRAYPVPPEQRTVGAPEKTPPTTAAGTYEQRDMFHGPGYQGLSVLHGLGARHIRGELVVPPAPGGLLDSVGQLLGCWLMASESDGLLAFPRSVKEIRFHGPHPGQGERLDCLVEITEVTEDRLGMSAQLVHRGRTWVTIEAWRDVRFACDHHAHRAYAFPERNLLSTSDSGGRMALNAPWRTAAGRDLYAGVYLGSGERADYDRCPPPRRQRWLTDRIAAKDAARAWLAERGTTGIYPAELVVSVSGGVAAVRGQHGAPVPELTVHLERDGDTVRARAGERSGVSTTNYERGARL encoded by the coding sequence GTGAGCGCGCGGGAGCCGGTGGCGATCGTCGGCATGGCCGTGTGGCTGCCCGGCGCACCCGATCTCGACAGCTACCGGCGCAACCTGTTCTCCGGCGTGGACGCCATCGCCGACGTGCCGGAATCGTTGAAGCTGTCGGGTTTCCACGACGCCGGGCACCGCGCGTCGGAGCAGGCGGACCCCGCGCGCACCTATTGCCACCGCGGCGGGTTCCTCGACCGCCCGCTGACCGTGGACGCGACCGCGTTCGGGATCATGCCCAGCTCCGTGCCGGGAATGGAACCGGACCAGCTTATCGCGCTCAAGGTGGCCGCCGACGCGCTCGAGGACGCGGGCGGGCGCGCGGCGCTCAGCGACACCGCCAAGACCGCGGTGATCCTCGGCAGGGGCGCCTACCACACGCCCGGGATCATGCGCTTCGAGCAGCGCGTCCGAGGGGTCGGCGAGATCCTGCGCGCGATCGGCGAGGTGCTGCCGTCGGTCACCGGCTCCGAGCTGGACCGCCTGCGCGCGGCGCTGCTGGAACCGCTCGGCTCCACCGATCCCGACGCGTCGATCGGGCTCGTGCCCAACCTCGCCGCGTCCCGCGTCGCCAACCGGCTCGATCTCGGCGGGCCCGCGTACACCATCGACGCGGCGTGCGCGTCCTCGCTGCTCGCGGTCGACCACGCGATGACGGAACTGGCCACCGGCCGGTGCGACGCGGTGCTCGCGGGCGGGGTGCACCACTGCCACGACGAGACGTTGTGGTCGTTGTTCACGCAACTGCGCGCGTTGTCGCCGAGCGAGCGGATCAGCCCGTTCTCCCGGCACGCCGACGGGCTCCTGATCGGGGAGGGCACCGGCGTCGTCGTGCTGAAGCGCCTCGCCGACGCGGAGCGCGACGGCGACCGGATCTACGCGGTGGTGCGCGGTACTGGGACGTCCAGCGACGGGCGCGCGGCCAGCCTGTTCAACCCGGACACCCGCGGCCAGGAACTGGCGTTGCGCCGCGCGTGGGCGGAGGCGGGGCTCGATCCGCTCGCCCCGCACGCACTCGGCCTGCTCGAAGCGCACGGCACCGCGACGCCCGCCGGTGACGCGGCCGAGATCGACACCATCACCAGGGTTTTCGGGCCGCCCGCCGGGGGTGGCGCGGTGATCGGGTCCGTGAAGTCGATGATCGGGCACACCATGCCCGCCGCCGGGATCGCCGGGCTGGTGAAGGCCGCGCTCGCGGTGCACCACACGACGCTGCCGCCGACGCTGCACTGCGAGGAGCCGAATCCGCTGCTGGCCGGAACCGCGTTCACCGCGATCCGCACGGCGCGGGAGTGGGACGCGCCCCGGGACGGCACACCGCGGCGCGCCGGGGTCAACGCGTTCGGGTTCGGCGGGATCAACGCGCACACGATACTGGAGGAACCCGCGCGGCCGTCGCGATCGCGCGCGGCGGTCCGCGAGCCGGAGCGCATCGTCCGGCTCGGTGCCGGAACTCCGGGCGAACTGGCCACGCTGCTCGCGAAGCAGGGCAGCGCGCTGCGCGCCGCGACGCCTGCCACCACCGGGCTCTGCCGTCTGTCCGTTGTGGACCCGACGGACCGCAAGCTCGAACTGGCGCGCCGGATCGTGGCGAAGGGCGAGCCGTGGCGGGGGCGCAACGACGTGTGGTTCGCGCCGGATCCGCTGCTGCTCGCCGAACCGTCGGCGAAGACCGCGTTCGTGTTCCCCGGTATCGAAGCCGAGTTCGCCTCCCGGTGCGCCGACGTCGCCGCCCATTTCGGGCTCGCGCCGCCCCCGACGGTGCGCACCGGCTCCCTTCTGTCGCATGTGGACGGACTGTGGTCCGCTGGCGTGACGCTGGACTTCGCGCTGCGGCGGCTCGGGATCGTCCCCGACGGGTTCGCCGGGCACAGCGTCGGCGAATGGACCGCGATGACGGTGGCCGGCATGTACCGGATCGACGAGGCGAAGACGCTGCACTCGCGGTACCTCCCCGGCGGGTTCGAACCGCCGGAAGCCGATTTCGTCGTACTGGGCTGCCCCGCCGCCGAGGCGGCCGACCGGATCGCGGACGAGCCGGATCTGGTGGTGTCGCACGACAACGCGCCGAGGCAGTCGATCGCGTGCGGTCCGCCGGAGGCCGTCGCGCGGCTCGCCGAGCGGTGCCGCGCCGACGGGGTGGTCGCGCGGGTCCTGCCGTTCCGGTCCGGGTTCCACACCCCGCTGCTGCGCCCGATGCTCTCCTCGTTCGAGTACCTGATCGGCGAGCTCCGGCTGACCCCGCCGTCGGTGCCGATCTGGTCGGCCACCACCACCGGCCGCTACCCGGAGGACCTCGACGAGGTCCGCGCGCTCTACCTCGAACACCTCGTCGCGCCGGTGCGGTTCCGCGAGCTGGTCGAGTCGATGTACGCCGACGGGTTCCGGATCTTCCTCCAAGCGGGACCTGGCCAGCTCGGGTCGTTCGTCGCGGACACCCTCGACGGGCGCGCGCACCTGATGGTCAGCGCGGACGCGCCCGGCCGCGACGGCATGGCGCAGCTGCGCCGCGTCGCCGCGGCGCTGTGGGCCGAGGGCGGTGACCCGCGGTTCGATTCGCTCGACCGGACCAGAACCGGTGCCGCCATCGCGATCGACACGTTCGGCGCGCCGATGTCGGTCCCCTCGGCGGCACGCGGGCTGCTCGACCGCCCCCGTGACCCGGACCTGCCCGCACTGCCGCCCGGCACCGCGGCGGAGGTCGTCGCGGAGTTCACCGAGCTGCTGGCCGACACCCGCCGCGCCGCCGCGTCCGTCGCGGCGGCGGCGCTCGGGGCGGCGACCGAAGCCGCGGCGGACGTCCTGCTCGACATCTCCCTCGACACCATGCCGTACCTGCGCGACCACCGGTTCTTCCGGCAGCGCGCGGACTGGCCGGACGAAGAGGACCACCGGCCCGTGGTGCCCGCGACCGCGCTGATCGAGCTCGCCGTCGGCGAGGTGGCGCGCCGCTGGCCGGACGAGGTCGCGGTGGCGGTGCACCACGCCGTCTTCACGCGCTGGCTCGTCGCCGCGCCCGCCCAGCGCGTGCCGCTGCGGACGAGGCGTGACGGCGACCGGGTCCGGGTCGAGATCGGCGAGTACGCGTCGATGACGGTCGAACTCGGCCGTGCCTACCCGGTACCGCCGGAGCAGCGAACCGTTGGCGCACCGGAGAAAACACCGCCGACGACCGCGGCGGGAACCTACGAGCAGCGGGACATGTTCCACGGGCCCGGCTACCAGGGCCTGTCGGTCCTGCACGGACTCGGCGCCCGCCACATCCGCGGCGAACTGGTGGTGCCACCGGCGCCGGGCGGGCTGCTGGACAGCGTCGGCCAGCTACTCGGCTGCTGGCTGATGGCGTCCGAATCGGACGGTCTGCTCGCGTTTCCCCGCAGTGTCAAGGAAATCAGGTTCCACGGCCCGCATCCCGGCCAAGGCGAGCGGCTCGACTGCCTCGTCGAGATCACCGAGGTCACCGAGGACCGGCTCGGCATGTCGGCCCAGCTCGTCCACAGGGGACGGACGTGGGTCACGATCGAGGCGTGGCGGGACGTCCGGTTCGCCTGCGACCACCACGCCCACCGGGCCTACGCCTTCCCCGAGCGGAACCTGCTGTCCACATCGGACTCCGGCGGCCGGATGGCGCTGAACGCACCGTGGCGCACGGCGGCGGGCCGTGACCTGTACGCGGGGGTGTACCTCGGATCCGGTGAGCGCGCGGACTACGACCGCTGCCCGCCGCCGCGGCGGCAGCGGTGGCTGACCGACCGGATCGCGGCCAAGGACGCCGCCCGCGCCTGGCTCGCCGAGCGCGGCACCACCGGGATCTACCCGGCGGAGCTCGTCGTGTCGGTGTCCGGCGGAGTGGCGGCGGTGCGGGGGCAGCACGGGGCGCCGGTTCCCGAGCTGACGGTCCACCTCGAACGCGACGGGGACACCGTGCGGGCGAGGGCGGGGGAGCGGTCAGGGGTCAGTACGACGAACTACGAACGCGGAGCACGACTATGA
- a CDS encoding phosphopantetheine-binding protein, with protein sequence MNTDTAVFSKVTELLGEMVGGADLLGIEITSGTTFHEDLGLESIDLVTFAGILADHFGTEVNLAEFLAEKELDEVIGLRVGDIADYVESKVR encoded by the coding sequence ATGAACACCGATACGGCCGTCTTCTCGAAGGTCACCGAACTGCTCGGCGAGATGGTCGGCGGCGCCGACCTGCTCGGCATCGAGATCACCAGCGGCACCACGTTCCACGAGGACCTCGGGCTGGAGAGCATCGACCTGGTGACCTTCGCGGGCATCCTCGCCGACCACTTCGGCACCGAGGTCAACCTCGCCGAGTTCCTCGCGGAGAAGGAACTCGACGAGGTGATCGGCCTCCGCGTCGGGGACATCGCCGACTACGTCGAGTCGAAGGTCCGCTGA
- a CDS encoding alpha/beta fold hydrolase: protein MEIMLVNGLRTNVGLLPAKESTGEAVVFVHGMGTDSLASFYLTLASPVSAAGIDVISYDLRGHGKTEIPDSGYTLKDFVADLDDLLRQVRPDAPVHLVGNSFGGTIAYSYALTNPERVRSIVCIEAEPPTEVWADKMTQILDYTAEFLSAEENYDWIESAYSAHHRRLARMAAKRIMATSITQEVPLGPLMTLDDVRSISCPVLSLLGQNGYQSDDLDALTSLLPRGERVVFEGQGHSVLVEQHRRVRELVLDWVARHAGD, encoded by the coding sequence GTGGAGATCATGCTCGTCAACGGCCTCCGGACCAACGTCGGCCTGCTCCCGGCCAAGGAGTCGACGGGGGAGGCCGTGGTGTTCGTCCACGGGATGGGCACGGACAGCCTCGCGAGCTTCTACCTGACGCTCGCGTCGCCGGTCTCCGCCGCCGGGATCGACGTGATCAGCTACGACCTGCGCGGGCACGGCAAGACCGAGATCCCGGACAGCGGGTACACGCTCAAGGACTTCGTGGCCGATCTGGACGACCTCCTGCGCCAGGTCCGCCCGGACGCTCCCGTGCACCTCGTCGGGAACAGCTTCGGCGGCACGATCGCCTACAGCTACGCGCTGACGAACCCCGAGCGCGTGCGGAGCATCGTGTGCATCGAGGCCGAGCCGCCGACCGAGGTGTGGGCGGACAAGATGACCCAGATCCTGGACTACACGGCGGAATTCCTGTCCGCGGAGGAGAACTACGACTGGATCGAGTCCGCCTACAGCGCGCACCACCGGCGGCTGGCGAGGATGGCGGCCAAGCGCATCATGGCCACCAGCATCACCCAGGAGGTCCCGCTCGGGCCGTTGATGACGCTCGACGACGTCCGGTCGATTTCGTGCCCGGTGCTGTCACTGCTCGGCCAGAACGGCTACCAGTCCGACGACCTCGACGCGCTCACTTCGCTGCTGCCGCGCGGTGAACGGGTCGTCTTCGAAGGGCAGGGCCACTCGGTGCTCGTCGAACAGCATCGGCGGGTGCGGGAACTGGTGCTCGACTGGGTCGCGAGGCACGCCGGTGACTAG
- a CDS encoding glycosyltransferase translates to MTRYLFVVPPLTGHVSPLRGVAAELRARGDQVVWTGPLPEVPRLLGAGETVYPAGDSAAFEVARRPGALRGFAALKFLWESYLVPLADAMVDGVAAAVDACEPDALVVDQQALAGAVVAARTGLPWATAASTPSELSDPVSAMPKVAAWIDGLLRGLRSRHGVPASTGDLRFSPGLVLAFTTEALAGEAIVRPAGELRYVGAALADRNAYEDFPWERVRGQAKLVVVTFGTANGEPGARFLTTALRAFADLPPEFQVVIADPDGVVPAAGPPNVLAVRWIPQLALIRRATAVVCHGGHNTVCESLSHGVPLVVAPIRDDQPLLAQQIVDSGSGVRLRFDRASAEDIRDAVLEVCRNPSYAHEAARLRESFDRAGGAAAAADHLDRLVAAPIP, encoded by the coding sequence GTGACTAGGTACCTGTTCGTCGTGCCGCCGCTGACCGGGCACGTCTCGCCGTTGCGGGGCGTGGCCGCGGAACTGCGCGCGCGAGGCGATCAGGTGGTGTGGACGGGGCCGCTACCGGAGGTGCCTCGGCTGCTCGGCGCGGGGGAAACCGTGTACCCGGCGGGGGATTCGGCCGCGTTCGAGGTCGCGCGGCGCCCCGGCGCGCTGCGCGGTTTCGCGGCGTTGAAGTTCCTGTGGGAGTCCTATCTCGTGCCCCTGGCGGACGCGATGGTCGACGGGGTCGCCGCCGCCGTCGACGCGTGCGAACCCGACGCGCTGGTGGTCGACCAGCAGGCGCTCGCGGGCGCTGTCGTCGCCGCGCGCACCGGCCTGCCGTGGGCGACCGCCGCGAGCACGCCGTCGGAGCTGTCCGATCCGGTGTCCGCGATGCCGAAGGTGGCCGCCTGGATCGACGGCCTGCTGCGGGGCCTGCGCTCGCGGCACGGGGTCCCGGCCAGTACCGGCGATCTCCGCTTCTCGCCCGGTTTGGTGCTGGCGTTCACCACCGAAGCGCTGGCGGGCGAGGCGATCGTGCGCCCGGCGGGCGAGCTGCGGTACGTCGGGGCCGCGCTCGCCGACCGGAACGCCTACGAGGACTTCCCGTGGGAACGAGTGCGGGGGCAGGCGAAACTGGTGGTGGTCACGTTCGGCACCGCCAACGGCGAGCCGGGCGCCCGGTTCCTCACCACGGCGCTGCGCGCCTTCGCGGACCTGCCGCCGGAGTTCCAGGTGGTCATCGCCGACCCGGACGGCGTGGTGCCCGCCGCGGGGCCGCCGAACGTACTGGCCGTCCGGTGGATCCCGCAGCTCGCGCTGATCCGGCGCGCGACCGCGGTGGTCTGCCACGGCGGCCACAACACCGTGTGCGAGAGCCTCAGCCACGGCGTCCCGCTCGTGGTCGCGCCGATCAGGGACGACCAGCCGCTGCTGGCGCAGCAGATCGTCGACTCCGGCTCGGGGGTGCGGCTTCGGTTCGATCGCGCGTCCGCCGAGGACATCCGCGACGCCGTGCTCGAAGTGTGCCGGAACCCGTCGTACGCGCACGAGGCAGCGCGACTGCGCGAATCGTTCGACCGCGCCGGGGGAGCGGCCGCGGCCGCCGATCACCTGGACCGCCTCGTCGCCGCGCCCATTCCCTGA
- a CDS encoding PrpF domain-containing protein has protein sequence MIGVSGTLVRGGTSKCWLFDVTDVHGRGASLEDVLLAAFGSQDHSQIDGVGGATSTTSKAAIISHSYESGVDIDYTFAQVGVGVNEVEWGSNCGNCGTAVGLYAVQSGLVRPRGERTTVRMRNTNTGSRIDAVVDTPGGRFTPFGDATIPGVASPGVAVGLEFLDPVGSTTGELLPTGAAVDDFALSDRAAPATLVDAGAPAALFDAEALGLTGSETVAEFAAVLPSVLELRHRAGVHMGLVAPGGPISHAVPKFGVVGAARDYTATDGTRISARDYDVSVRMASMHAPHPAIGLTATVAVAAAATVPGSTVRAHAKASDGEIRLGTPAGVVSASLVLDGERLIGVRLNRSARVIARADIFVPRAQRVPVAVP, from the coding sequence GTGATCGGCGTTTCGGGCACCCTGGTCCGCGGCGGCACGAGCAAGTGCTGGTTGTTCGACGTCACGGACGTGCACGGCCGCGGCGCCTCGCTCGAGGACGTGCTCCTCGCCGCGTTCGGTTCGCAGGACCACAGCCAGATCGACGGCGTCGGCGGCGCGACGTCGACCACGTCCAAGGCCGCGATCATCTCGCACTCCTACGAGTCCGGAGTGGACATCGACTACACGTTCGCGCAGGTCGGAGTCGGGGTGAACGAGGTGGAATGGGGCAGCAACTGCGGGAACTGCGGCACCGCGGTCGGGTTGTACGCGGTGCAGTCCGGGTTGGTCAGGCCGCGCGGCGAGCGGACGACGGTGCGGATGCGCAACACCAACACCGGATCGAGGATCGACGCGGTGGTCGACACCCCCGGCGGCCGCTTCACCCCATTCGGCGACGCGACCATCCCCGGGGTGGCCTCACCCGGTGTCGCGGTCGGCCTCGAGTTCCTCGACCCGGTGGGCAGCACCACCGGCGAGCTGCTGCCCACCGGCGCGGCGGTCGACGACTTCGCGCTGTCCGACCGGGCCGCGCCCGCGACGCTCGTCGACGCGGGCGCACCCGCCGCGTTGTTCGACGCCGAAGCACTGGGCCTGACCGGAAGCGAGACCGTCGCCGAGTTCGCCGCGGTGCTGCCGTCGGTGCTCGAGCTCCGGCACCGCGCCGGTGTCCACATGGGACTGGTCGCTCCCGGCGGGCCGATCAGCCACGCGGTGCCCAAGTTCGGCGTCGTCGGCGCGGCGCGGGACTACACGGCGACCGACGGTACGCGGATCTCCGCCCGCGACTACGACGTCTCGGTGCGGATGGCGTCGATGCACGCGCCCCATCCGGCGATCGGGCTCACCGCCACCGTCGCGGTGGCGGCCGCGGCCACGGTGCCGGGCAGTACCGTGCGCGCCCACGCCAAGGCCAGTGACGGCGAGATCCGCCTCGGCACCCCCGCGGGCGTGGTCTCGGCCAGCCTGGTGCTCGACGGCGAACGGCTGATCGGGGTCCGGCTGAACCGGTCGGCGCGCGTGATCGCCCGCGCCGACATCTTCGTGCCGAGGGCGCAGCGCGTGCCGGTGGCGGTGCCGTGA
- a CDS encoding MFS transporter, whose protein sequence is MTVTASRPATGFGGRFLTPLVLGTLLNAVNSSMIAVTLVPIGRDLGVGPQHTVWLVTVLYLVTAVAQPVMGRLVDTLGARRVLTAGLVSVLAAGLLGALAPTFGVLLASRILLGLGTATGFPAAMALVKARATAAEVAVPDRVLTVLATSTQASMAIGPTLGGLLVGLGDWRWTFAVNVPLAGIGLALALWWLPRDSPGGAKSSRAPVDVGGVGLFAVALTALLMFVMRPEAARWPYLIAGLVSGGALIWWELRTRQPFLDLRALAGNRPLIATYLRQGLGYLVIYAFLYGYPQWLAQGYALPEAMTGLVLLPMSITTVTLSAFGTRLGLGVRARLLLTTGALLVGSLALLPLSVGSPLWIVVAIGFLFGIGQGMSTVANQTALYVQAPADRVGTLSGLFRTAQYIGALASTSVLAWAFGAEATDGGLTQLAIVLAGVAALLTCVTGSDRALRTVGVN, encoded by the coding sequence GTGACCGTCACGGCTTCGCGGCCGGCGACCGGGTTCGGCGGCCGCTTCCTGACCCCGCTCGTGCTCGGCACCCTGCTCAACGCGGTCAACTCGTCGATGATCGCGGTCACCCTGGTGCCGATCGGGCGCGATCTCGGCGTGGGGCCGCAGCACACCGTGTGGCTGGTGACCGTGCTGTACCTGGTGACCGCGGTGGCGCAGCCGGTGATGGGCAGGCTGGTGGACACCTTGGGCGCGCGGCGCGTGCTCACCGCGGGGCTGGTGTCGGTGCTCGCGGCGGGCCTGCTCGGCGCGCTGGCACCGACGTTCGGGGTGCTGCTGGCGTCGAGGATCCTGCTCGGCCTCGGTACCGCGACCGGGTTCCCCGCCGCGATGGCGCTGGTGAAGGCGCGCGCGACCGCGGCGGAGGTGGCGGTGCCGGACCGGGTCCTGACCGTGCTGGCCACCTCGACGCAGGCGAGCATGGCCATCGGCCCCACGCTGGGCGGCCTGCTGGTCGGGCTCGGCGACTGGCGTTGGACCTTCGCGGTGAACGTGCCGCTGGCCGGGATCGGCCTGGCGCTGGCGTTGTGGTGGCTGCCGCGGGATTCGCCCGGTGGCGCGAAATCCTCGCGCGCGCCGGTGGACGTCGGCGGGGTCGGGTTGTTCGCGGTGGCGCTCACCGCGCTGCTGATGTTCGTGATGCGCCCGGAAGCGGCGCGGTGGCCGTACCTGATCGCCGGTCTCGTCTCCGGCGGTGCGCTCATTTGGTGGGAGCTGCGGACGCGGCAGCCCTTCCTCGACCTCCGCGCGCTGGCGGGTAACCGGCCGCTGATCGCCACCTACCTCCGCCAGGGGCTCGGCTACCTCGTGATCTACGCCTTCCTTTACGGCTACCCGCAATGGCTCGCGCAGGGATACGCGCTGCCGGAGGCGATGACCGGGCTGGTGCTGCTGCCGATGTCGATCACCACCGTCACGCTGTCCGCGTTCGGCACCCGGCTCGGGCTCGGCGTGCGGGCGAGGCTGCTGCTCACCACCGGCGCGTTGCTCGTCGGCTCGCTGGCGCTGCTGCCGCTGTCCGTCGGGAGTCCATTGTGGATCGTCGTGGCGATCGGGTTCCTGTTCGGCATCGGGCAGGGCATGAGCACCGTGGCGAACCAGACCGCGCTGTACGTCCAGGCGCCCGCGGACCGCGTCGGCACGCTTTCCGGGTTGTTCCGCACCGCCCAGTACATCGGCGCGCTGGCGTCGACGAGCGTGCTCGCGTGGGCGTTCGGCGCCGAGGCCACCGATGGCGGGCTCACCCAGCTCGCCATCGTGCTCGCCGGTGTCGCGGCGCTGCTCACCTGCGTCACCGGGTCCGACCGGGCCCTGCGCACGGTCGGCGTCAACTGA
- a CDS encoding ESX secretion-associated protein EspG, protein MIDQPVVLPKMVFVTACEMAGSNGPLPAVIGTNWHYWMTEDARTALAAETMDALRDRGFARRDQLHPVWKNTVAVLTGPDREFYAWNSFADGTTAAILVAARGRDAVRVVVGEDVVMLDPVEPEFLATHLLEALPELPGAEVRTVAVPRALMDGTDTASGDTRDAQYLAALMCAPRDAVHQLYTAVRTPAGERERSLPISAIDLTGRGRILTYLTGDDHVELTPGSPHLVVRTLNNTHQQLS, encoded by the coding sequence GTGATTGACCAGCCGGTGGTGCTACCGAAGATGGTGTTCGTGACGGCGTGCGAAATGGCCGGCTCGAACGGGCCCCTCCCTGCCGTCATCGGCACCAACTGGCACTACTGGATGACCGAGGACGCTCGCACCGCCCTCGCGGCGGAAACCATGGATGCCTTGCGGGACCGGGGTTTCGCGCGCCGGGATCAGCTGCACCCGGTGTGGAAGAACACCGTCGCGGTGCTCACCGGCCCCGATCGGGAGTTCTACGCCTGGAACTCCTTCGCGGACGGCACCACGGCCGCGATCCTGGTCGCCGCTCGGGGCCGCGACGCGGTGCGGGTCGTCGTGGGTGAGGACGTGGTGATGCTCGATCCCGTCGAACCCGAGTTCCTCGCGACCCACCTGCTGGAGGCGCTGCCCGAGCTGCCCGGCGCCGAGGTGCGCACGGTCGCGGTGCCCCGCGCGCTCATGGACGGCACGGACACGGCATCCGGCGACACCCGTGACGCCCAATACCTGGCTGCCCTGATGTGCGCGCCGCGCGACGCGGTCCACCAGCTCTACACGGCGGTGCGAACCCCGGCCGGTGAACGCGAGCGCAGCCTGCCGATCAGCGCGATCGACCTCACCGGCCGGGGCCGCATCCTGACCTACCTCACCGGCGACGACCACGTCGAACTCACGCCGGGCAGCCCCCACCTCGTCGTGCGCACCCTCAACAACACCCACCAGCAGCTCAGTTGA
- a CDS encoding WXG100 family type VII secretion target, producing the protein MVPFDQLGEVVSTIAEGVEDAFGAIGDFLSEPLTFGGSADLPQAMGLPQIVEDIKNGRSEDWHQGTRGAHDLATAHQKASDDIGRMLTALRASWTGQGADSADARIDKFRAVTNAAAERFTANADNLGATADGFDYVQHHLEPMPPKPPEKDFWDEITPWNTDVEDAIESYNATANRNLELYSRYAADTGASASGLNGDYGVLGAYDGKDFTMRHGPSGPHGPTGHGGPEPVVKHPGQPGPSEPGHGKPGPGAPGPAGPPVSPGTGGDGAGRVPPPTGGAGGTPVGGGHPAEEGTTTAGYVPPEIPDGTRSAVPPGSTPSMSTGTSTGIGFGMPGTTAAPGSTARGGANGGTGHAPGARSGGTAVEPGATGSRSATAGGRGAKGAPEGGIVPGGGRGKDDDREHHRKYGLPDTIAETDDEAENATDPVTGLPVMPPTIGA; encoded by the coding sequence ATGGTTCCGTTCGATCAGCTCGGTGAAGTGGTCAGCACGATCGCCGAGGGCGTGGAAGACGCGTTCGGGGCGATCGGGGACTTCCTGTCCGAACCGCTGACCTTCGGCGGGAGCGCGGACTTGCCGCAGGCGATGGGCTTGCCGCAGATCGTGGAGGACATCAAGAACGGTCGCTCGGAGGACTGGCACCAAGGCACACGCGGGGCACACGACCTGGCCACCGCGCACCAGAAGGCCAGTGACGACATCGGCAGGATGCTGACCGCGTTGCGGGCGTCGTGGACCGGGCAGGGCGCGGACAGCGCGGACGCCAGGATCGACAAGTTCCGCGCGGTCACGAACGCGGCGGCGGAGCGGTTCACCGCGAACGCCGACAACCTCGGCGCGACGGCGGACGGGTTCGACTACGTTCAGCACCATCTGGAGCCGATGCCGCCGAAGCCGCCGGAGAAGGACTTCTGGGACGAGATCACGCCGTGGAACACCGACGTCGAGGACGCCATCGAAAGCTACAACGCGACCGCGAACCGGAATCTGGAGCTCTACAGCCGTTACGCGGCCGACACCGGTGCCAGCGCCAGCGGCCTCAACGGTGACTACGGGGTGCTGGGCGCCTACGACGGCAAGGATTTCACCATGCGGCACGGGCCGTCGGGTCCTCACGGACCAACGGGCCACGGCGGGCCGGAACCGGTGGTGAAGCACCCCGGCCAACCCGGCCCCAGCGAACCCGGGCACGGCAAGCCCGGCCCTGGCGCTCCCGGTCCCGCCGGTCCACCGGTGTCCCCCGGTACCGGCGGCGATGGTGCGGGCCGGGTACCTCCGCCGACCGGTGGCGCAGGGGGCACACCGGTCGGCGGAGGCCACCCGGCCGAGGAGGGCACCACGACCGCGGGGTACGTACCTCCTGAGATTCCCGATGGCACCCGTTCAGCGGTACCACCCGGCTCGACACCGTCCATGTCCACCGGGACGAGCACCGGAATCGGGTTCGGCATGCCGGGGACGACGGCCGCACCGGGGAGCACCGCACGCGGTGGTGCGAACGGAGGCACGGGACACGCGCCGGGCGCCCGATCCGGTGGCACCGCCGTCGAACCCGGCGCAACCGGGAGCCGGAGCGCCACCGCCGGGGGCCGTGGTGCGAAAGGCGCGCCGGAGGGCGGGATCGTGCCGGGTGGCGGCCGGGGGAAGGACGACGACCGCGAGCACCACCGGAAGTACGGTCTGCCGGACACCATCGCCGAAACGGACGACGAGGCCGAGAACGCCACCGACCCGGTGACCGGGCTGCCGGTGATGCCACCCACCATCGGCGCCTGA